A single region of the Salicibibacter cibi genome encodes:
- a CDS encoding agmatinase family protein, translated as MRDYVYGNTPCFLDATWAVDKNNRGADVLVYGVPWEGGVTWGDYTGVELGPKSMRLASARYSGYLPELDHINVFEHLQLADMGDVDVVPAEIDKTMQRIIAFSGDIWESKKFPVALGGDHSITYPIIQAWRDTNPDKKIGIIHMDAHYDNMPHFNGDKYARNTPFARLYELDGVRNESLLHVGIHGPRNKPESGRYARDAGAKTLTINDIRAGGDLRALANDIYKQASAGTDAVYLSICSDVLDHAFNPGGPVDANGLSSYELLTMIHEFAKLGLCGMDFVEVYPQQDATDFSSHLASTVILYVLAGHAHRQS; from the coding sequence ATGAGAGACTATGTATACGGAAATACACCTTGCTTTTTAGACGCTACTTGGGCGGTTGATAAAAATAACCGCGGTGCCGATGTCCTTGTTTACGGTGTCCCTTGGGAAGGAGGGGTCACGTGGGGAGACTATACAGGTGTAGAACTTGGCCCAAAATCAATGCGACTCGCCTCCGCCCGTTACAGCGGCTACCTTCCCGAGCTTGATCATATCAATGTTTTTGAGCATTTACAATTGGCCGATATGGGTGATGTGGATGTCGTGCCGGCCGAAATTGACAAAACGATGCAACGGATCATCGCTTTTTCCGGAGATATATGGGAAAGCAAAAAATTTCCGGTCGCCCTCGGCGGAGATCACAGTATCACGTACCCGATCATTCAGGCATGGAGGGATACAAATCCGGATAAAAAAATAGGCATCATCCATATGGATGCCCACTACGACAACATGCCGCATTTTAACGGCGACAAATATGCCCGTAACACGCCATTTGCCCGTCTGTATGAATTAGATGGCGTACGCAATGAAAGCCTTTTACACGTTGGCATCCACGGTCCGCGCAACAAACCGGAAAGCGGACGCTACGCACGCGATGCCGGCGCTAAGACGCTCACGATTAATGATATCCGTGCAGGCGGAGATTTGCGTGCCCTCGCGAATGATATTTATAAACAGGCAAGCGCAGGAACGGACGCCGTTTACTTATCGATATGCAGCGATGTGCTCGATCACGCATTTAACCCGGGAGGACCGGTGGATGCCAACGGTTTAAGCTCCTATGAATTATTGACGATGATCCATGAATTTGCGAAATTAGGATTATGCGGAATGGATTTTGTAGAAGTGTATCCGCAACAAGATGCAACCGATTTTTCTTCCCACCTGGCTTCGACCGTGATCCTTTATGTGCTTGCCGGTCATGCACACAGACAGTCATAA
- a CDS encoding lipoate--protein ligase produces MIFVDNGNITDPSINLAIEEYILTNFKEANMYLLFYVNKPSIIIGKNQNTIEEINTDYVEENNLHVVRRLSGGGAVYHDMGNLNFSFISEDDGNSFSDFRTFTAPVVTALQQMGVPAELSGRNDLQANGYKISGNAQFASRGRMFSHGTLMLDSELENVVSALNVSDEKIRSKGIKSIRSRVANINDFLENKISMDTFKETLLHHLFEGDNAFERYTLTDEDWKHIMEISENRYRNWNWNYGKSPNYDVKKSKKFAAGMVDVRFKVQKGMITDTSIYGDFFGTGDVKDIEARLNGTKYEPQAIADTLEDVDTQTYFGPIAKEDILALLY; encoded by the coding sequence ATGATCTTTGTAGATAATGGGAACATAACAGATCCGAGTATAAATCTTGCCATCGAGGAGTATATTCTCACGAATTTTAAAGAGGCCAATATGTATCTGCTTTTTTATGTGAATAAACCTTCGATTATCATTGGCAAAAACCAAAACACCATCGAAGAAATCAATACAGACTACGTGGAAGAAAACAATTTGCACGTTGTTCGGCGCCTATCGGGCGGCGGCGCTGTCTATCATGATATGGGCAATTTGAATTTTAGTTTCATCAGTGAAGATGACGGGAACAGCTTCAGTGACTTTCGAACATTTACGGCGCCTGTCGTCACTGCTTTGCAACAAATGGGCGTCCCGGCTGAACTTAGCGGAAGAAACGATCTACAGGCGAACGGATATAAAATTTCAGGCAATGCACAATTTGCTTCCCGAGGGCGCATGTTTAGCCACGGGACACTGATGTTAGATTCAGAACTGGAAAATGTTGTATCAGCGTTAAACGTCAGTGATGAAAAAATTCGCTCGAAAGGGATTAAATCCATTCGCAGCCGAGTAGCAAACATCAACGACTTCCTCGAAAACAAAATTTCGATGGATACGTTTAAAGAAACGCTCTTGCATCATCTTTTTGAAGGAGACAACGCCTTTGAGCGTTACACCTTGACCGACGAAGACTGGAAACATATTATGGAGATTTCGGAAAACCGATATCGGAACTGGAATTGGAACTACGGAAAGTCCCCCAACTATGACGTGAAAAAATCGAAAAAATTTGCTGCCGGTATGGTGGATGTTCGCTTTAAGGTGCAAAAAGGCATGATCACCGATACATCCATTTATGGAGATTTCTTTGGTACAGGCGATGTCAAAGACATTGAAGCGCGCTTGAACGGAACGAAATATGAGCCACAGGCCATCGCCGATACGCTTGAAGATGTTGACACGCAAACATACTTTGGACCAATTGCAAAAGAAGACATTCTTGCTTTATTGTATTAA
- a CDS encoding DNA primase, with protein sequence MNKKLLYGVLSGIFTVGMLAACNGGDQPDDGGNGGEDNGGEMEDGGPDDDNGDMDDMDDDMDDDMDMDMEDDMEEGA encoded by the coding sequence ATGAATAAGAAATTATTGTATGGCGTATTATCCGGAATTTTTACCGTTGGAATGTTGGCTGCTTGTAATGGCGGAGACCAACCGGATGACGGCGGAAATGGCGGCGAAGACAATGGCGGAGAAATGGAAGATGGCGGACCAGACGATGACAATGGGGACATGGATGATATGGACGATGACATGGATGATGATATGGATATGGATATGGAAGATGACATGGAAGAAGGTGCCTAA
- a CDS encoding viroplasmin family protein, whose translation MAKKKYYVVWKGRNPGIYQSWAECQEQVNGYKGARFKSFTSKEEAERAYHTGTNNSSEYSGKQETYIKESISVDVGTHGNPGPVEYRGVCTKDGSILFERKPFSKGTNNMGEFLAIVHALAWQEKQKIERPIYSDSQTAITWVEKKKAKPTLPRDETTEEIWDAIDWAEKWLHTHAIRVPIMKWETKAWGEIKADYERK comes from the coding sequence ATGGCAAAAAAGAAATATTATGTCGTCTGGAAGGGGCGGAACCCCGGCATTTATCAGTCATGGGCCGAATGCCAGGAGCAAGTGAACGGTTATAAAGGCGCCCGCTTTAAATCTTTTACAAGTAAAGAAGAGGCAGAACGTGCCTATCATACAGGAACAAACAACTCGAGTGAATATTCGGGAAAACAGGAAACGTACATAAAAGAGAGCATTTCCGTCGATGTCGGCACGCATGGGAATCCGGGACCAGTGGAGTACCGGGGAGTGTGTACAAAAGATGGAAGTATCTTGTTTGAACGAAAACCTTTTTCCAAGGGTACGAATAACATGGGAGAATTTCTCGCAATCGTACATGCATTGGCTTGGCAAGAAAAACAGAAGATAGAACGGCCGATTTATTCCGATTCACAGACGGCAATTACGTGGGTGGAAAAAAAGAAAGCAAAACCGACGCTCCCGCGGGATGAAACGACTGAGGAAATATGGGACGCTATCGATTGGGCAGAAAAATGGTTGCACACGCATGCGATTCGCGTCCCCATAATGAAATGGGAGACGAAAGCATGGGGAGAGATCAAAGCAGATTACGAAAGAAAATAA
- a CDS encoding alpha/beta fold hydrolase — protein sequence MHHYFRYYGLPTTIHYSRFPMSVDGDFVFMQRFTPPQPKEEILLLHGFMEHVGMLAPFIRSLTEQGNSVSAVDFQGHGLSGGERHRVDNFREYGETLGKALEKLREADIHPRVIIGHSTGAGVAAHYILSERNLQWRKLILVAPLARSRGWQPAKLGYYAANMFVEEIPRRYHHNSSDPTYVEKQRSDPLQSGHIPLAWVRAMFEWEKRFRKLAPHSMDVDIIQGQMTKQ from the coding sequence TTGCATCATTATTTTCGTTATTATGGGTTACCCACTACCATCCATTATAGCCGTTTTCCGATGAGCGTTGATGGTGATTTTGTTTTTATGCAACGCTTCACGCCTCCCCAGCCTAAGGAAGAAATTTTACTCTTGCATGGGTTTATGGAACACGTCGGGATGCTCGCCCCATTTATCCGTTCATTAACCGAGCAGGGAAACAGCGTATCGGCGGTTGATTTTCAGGGGCATGGCCTATCCGGCGGAGAACGGCATCGTGTAGATAATTTTCGGGAATACGGGGAAACCTTGGGAAAAGCACTGGAAAAGCTGAGAGAAGCGGACATCCACCCACGCGTCATCATCGGCCATAGCACGGGCGCAGGGGTGGCTGCCCATTACATCTTATCAGAGCGTAACTTGCAATGGCGCAAATTAATCCTCGTTGCCCCGTTGGCACGCTCCCGTGGGTGGCAACCTGCGAAACTCGGGTATTACGCCGCCAATATGTTTGTAGAAGAAATTCCGAGGCGCTACCACCACAACTCCTCGGATCCGACCTATGTGGAGAAACAACGTTCAGACCCTCTGCAATCCGGGCATATTCCACTCGCCTGGGTACGCGCAATGTTTGAATGGGAAAAGCGCTTTCGTAAACTTGCGCCTCATTCGATGGACGTTGATATTATACAGGGACAGATGACCAAACAGTAG
- a CDS encoding FbpB family small basic protein yields the protein MRRPFRTSFSELVDQNKQDLEQDSDMLESIERRVEDKQLRRLKKRSNQKKALS from the coding sequence ATGCGCAGACCATTTCGTACGTCATTTTCAGAGTTAGTTGATCAAAATAAACAAGATCTTGAGCAGGATTCGGACATGCTCGAATCTATTGAAAGACGCGTGGAAGACAAGCAACTTCGCCGTCTTAAGAAAAGAAGCAATCAGAAAAAGGCGCTTTCCTAA
- a CDS encoding VLRF1 family aeRF1-type release factor — MALDQELNKIKRKKDELGILTIYLNTDLSEHDEWKIRLKNGIKRLEEYAEKSGEKKGKKALKNLLREANAYIYDQQKNMQKSLVLIASADGDIWTAKTLQVPVESSFHWDTEADTAQLEELQEKYPATGIIVTQQRDVTLIDTSLGEVRDEKKFSWDLEKEDWVDYDDQSSPPSAADTNIDDFQRRFEENKHRWYKNLAPVLTKELKNRGVNGAYFVGSKESVSELTQHISDSYIKGKVAKNLGSKPAHEIVNAVYGVDIR, encoded by the coding sequence GTGGCTTTAGACCAAGAATTGAATAAGATCAAAAGGAAAAAAGACGAGCTTGGTATTTTGACGATTTACTTAAATACTGATTTAAGTGAACACGATGAATGGAAGATTCGGCTTAAGAACGGAATCAAACGTCTGGAAGAGTACGCAGAAAAAAGCGGGGAAAAGAAAGGCAAAAAAGCTTTAAAAAATCTTTTGCGTGAAGCGAATGCTTATATTTATGACCAGCAAAAAAACATGCAAAAAAGTCTCGTTCTCATCGCTTCCGCAGATGGGGATATTTGGACGGCAAAAACACTACAAGTTCCCGTTGAAAGCTCATTCCATTGGGACACGGAAGCAGACACGGCCCAGTTGGAAGAATTGCAAGAAAAGTATCCGGCCACAGGGATCATCGTCACGCAACAACGGGATGTTACGCTTATTGATACCTCGCTTGGGGAAGTTCGCGATGAGAAAAAGTTCAGTTGGGATTTGGAAAAAGAAGATTGGGTGGATTATGATGACCAATCATCGCCACCATCAGCGGCAGATACAAACATCGATGATTTTCAACGCCGTTTTGAAGAAAACAAACATCGCTGGTATAAAAACCTCGCACCTGTGTTAACAAAAGAGCTGAAAAACAGAGGGGTGAATGGCGCTTATTTTGTCGGGAGCAAAGAATCAGTGTCTGAGCTCACGCAACACATAAGTGATTCGTATATAAAAGGAAAAGTTGCGAAAAACTTGGGATCTAAACCTGCCCATGAAATCGTCAACGCAGTGTATGGCGTAGATATTCGCTAA
- a CDS encoding YihY/virulence factor BrkB family protein, whose product MGKKIVKRMIQSTWEYRLFDIAAQMAYYFLLALFPLLIVLLSILHILPVGVHDVLVLIHPYVPENLLSFIAVNLSDVLDVQRTETLSISSFVTVWMTLMGSFAVIRAVNSAYQFPDPSLSRMIIVGFVLVFTLLTAVIVSLLFPVFGEPIGRFIFTVLGLEEAMHIFWSFIRWGISFFVVGIVLLILYIIVPSQRMSWRDTWPGALFATVGWQAASFGFSHFNQWNDYTLIYGGLGTIIGLMIWFFLTAFMILLGAQLNAVIMEMHRNGDC is encoded by the coding sequence ATGGGTAAAAAGATCGTAAAGCGTATGATTCAATCGACGTGGGAATACAGGCTATTTGATATCGCCGCGCAGATGGCCTACTATTTCCTATTGGCATTGTTCCCACTGCTCATCGTTCTTCTTAGCATCTTGCACATTTTGCCGGTTGGCGTCCATGATGTTCTTGTGCTCATTCACCCTTATGTACCGGAAAACTTATTATCGTTCATCGCCGTAAATTTAAGCGATGTATTGGATGTTCAACGAACAGAGACGCTTTCCATTAGCTCGTTTGTCACCGTTTGGATGACGCTAATGGGCTCCTTTGCCGTTATTCGCGCGGTTAACAGCGCTTACCAATTCCCCGACCCATCCTTGTCGCGAATGATCATCGTCGGGTTCGTGCTCGTCTTTACGTTACTGACAGCAGTCATTGTTTCGTTGTTGTTTCCTGTCTTTGGAGAACCCATTGGCCGGTTTATTTTTACCGTTCTCGGACTGGAAGAAGCGATGCATATCTTCTGGTCGTTTATCCGTTGGGGGATTAGTTTTTTTGTTGTCGGAATCGTGTTACTCATCCTTTATATTATCGTACCGAGCCAACGTATGAGCTGGCGTGACACGTGGCCGGGGGCATTATTTGCTACTGTTGGATGGCAGGCAGCTTCGTTTGGTTTCTCCCATTTTAATCAATGGAATGATTACACCCTTATCTACGGGGGATTGGGTACGATCATCGGTCTAATGATCTGGTTTTTTCTAACCGCCTTTATGATTCTGCTCGGCGCACAGCTAAATGCCGTTATAATGGAGATGCACCGTAATGGCGACTGTTAA
- a CDS encoding catalase translates to MGDNKQDPQQERRIPVRKTAAATGNNHSVRQHKQSHHPAPSYSQTVGKNGPILEQDNILHEKLETFIHEKIVERPLHVKGFGAFGYFETLNSMSEYTKLPFLQQAGQTVPVAVRFSLGASNKGTPDTSRNIRGFSTKFYTDDGIFDLICNHIPVFLLRDPMRFPESIAALSPSPRNNLMDPNLLWRFVASTPESTHFIVRLFSDHGTVKSFRRIPGHSVSTYVWRNSEGKRHYIKYTWIPFDGVEYITSQEAEKLAAINPDYAGEDLFRTIASGEPVEYGLYVQIMDPRDEEQLPFDPLDDTKVWDEEMFPFHPVGKMVLNRNPDNYMEQVEKIAFSPSNLLDGAELSDDKILQGRANIYWDSQRYRIGPRFRKVPVNAQKHWRPADLQTSGEGRYVEGELVRSDIAKQDDFSQAGEFYQSLSQTGKSQLISNLVTALTGVHRDLQVKVIEYLSLASRELGEHVADGLRA, encoded by the coding sequence ATGGGCGATAACAAGCAAGATCCTCAACAAGAAAGGCGCATTCCTGTTCGCAAAACAGCGGCAGCAACAGGAAACAACCATTCCGTTCGTCAACATAAGCAATCGCATCATCCTGCTCCATCTTATTCACAAACGGTTGGCAAGAACGGTCCAATACTGGAGCAAGATAACATTTTGCACGAAAAACTGGAAACATTCATTCACGAGAAGATAGTGGAGCGACCTTTACATGTGAAAGGATTTGGTGCCTTCGGGTATTTCGAAACGTTAAATAGCATGAGCGAATACACAAAACTCCCCTTTCTTCAGCAGGCTGGTCAAACAGTTCCTGTCGCGGTCCGTTTTTCGCTCGGGGCGAGCAATAAAGGCACACCGGATACATCACGAAACATTCGTGGATTTTCCACGAAGTTCTATACCGACGATGGGATTTTCGACCTTATTTGCAACCATATCCCCGTCTTTTTGTTGCGCGATCCTATGCGTTTTCCAGAAAGTATCGCAGCGTTATCGCCATCACCCCGGAATAACCTAATGGACCCGAACTTGCTTTGGAGGTTTGTCGCCAGCACGCCGGAATCCACTCATTTTATCGTCCGTCTCTTTTCAGACCACGGCACGGTCAAAAGCTTTCGGCGAATCCCCGGTCACAGCGTCAGTACGTACGTGTGGCGGAATTCGGAAGGAAAGCGCCATTACATTAAATACACCTGGATTCCTTTTGATGGTGTAGAATATATTACAAGCCAGGAGGCAGAGAAACTTGCAGCGATCAATCCCGATTACGCCGGCGAAGATCTCTTCCGGACGATCGCGAGCGGGGAACCGGTAGAATACGGGCTGTACGTGCAAATAATGGATCCAAGGGATGAAGAACAACTTCCTTTTGATCCCCTTGATGACACCAAAGTGTGGGATGAAGAAATGTTTCCCTTCCATCCTGTCGGGAAGATGGTGCTCAATCGCAATCCTGACAATTATATGGAGCAAGTGGAAAAGATTGCTTTCTCACCATCGAATTTATTAGACGGAGCGGAATTGTCCGATGATAAGATATTGCAAGGGCGGGCGAATATATATTGGGATTCTCAGCGTTATCGTATCGGTCCACGATTCCGCAAGGTGCCGGTGAATGCGCAAAAGCATTGGCGCCCAGCCGATTTACAGACAAGTGGGGAAGGCAGATATGTAGAAGGGGAACTCGTGCGTTCGGATATCGCAAAGCAAGATGATTTTTCACAAGCAGGAGAATTCTATCAATCGTTATCACAAACCGGAAAATCTCAACTTATCTCAAATCTTGTCACCGCGCTGACAGGAGTACATCGGGACTTACAGGTCAAGGTGATTGAGTATCTTTCCCTTGCTTCCCGTGAGCTCGGCGAACATGTAGCGGACGGCTTGCGAGCGTAA
- a CDS encoding MDR family MFS transporter — protein MYETEVQDTKSVSKWGVLIAALLGGFMVILNNSLMNVALPYFMDLFQITAVEGQWIVTAFALGMAIVMPLTSYLSKRFGPKKIFLLGTLIFFAGSLAGPFSWNFTSIIAFRLLQGFGGGLIMPLTMMLIFKHFPKNERGFALGIWGIAAMVAPTIGPTLGGVLLEFFSWEMLFYINVPTAFIAAGAALYFLQKDAEPTMLRFDWRGFLFISFGLVTTMIGIDLLQSYSGELWVYGLIIAGVTGLVLFIWQELTSDEPLLNIRILKNAVFSGSLLVINFSVMAMFSVLLFVPILIQDIYGYSPLYAGFVLFPQAISMGIAMTIGGRVLDKKGPYIVIMTGVVVTTIATFAIGFSIGQVGIVMLIVFLVIQGIGNGLINTPASTAGLNALKEAHVPAGSAFNNVSRQLMKVICIVFLSIFFEYRRGMHVTQNEWIVAGEQAVRDSYLLVASLLVASIILVFYLRKRW, from the coding sequence ATGTATGAGACAGAAGTTCAAGATACAAAAAGTGTGAGTAAATGGGGCGTGCTTATCGCTGCATTACTCGGCGGTTTTATGGTCATTTTAAACAATAGCCTTATGAATGTTGCCCTTCCGTATTTTATGGATCTTTTTCAAATTACTGCTGTGGAAGGGCAGTGGATTGTTACCGCGTTTGCGTTGGGAATGGCAATCGTAATGCCTCTTACCAGTTACTTAAGTAAACGCTTCGGACCTAAAAAAATCTTTTTACTCGGTACGCTTATTTTTTTCGCCGGTTCTTTAGCCGGCCCTTTTTCTTGGAATTTTACGAGCATTATTGCCTTTCGATTGCTTCAAGGGTTCGGAGGCGGGTTGATTATGCCGCTTACGATGATGCTCATCTTCAAGCACTTTCCGAAAAATGAACGCGGCTTTGCGTTGGGCATTTGGGGGATAGCCGCCATGGTCGCTCCGACCATCGGCCCAACCCTTGGCGGTGTACTTTTAGAGTTTTTTTCCTGGGAAATGCTGTTTTATATTAATGTTCCCACCGCGTTTATCGCTGCAGGCGCTGCCTTGTACTTTCTTCAAAAGGATGCAGAGCCAACGATGCTTAGGTTTGATTGGCGCGGATTTCTATTCATTAGTTTCGGCCTCGTCACCACCATGATCGGCATCGACCTCTTGCAGTCCTATTCTGGGGAGCTGTGGGTGTATGGTCTTATTATTGCCGGCGTGACTGGGCTCGTACTATTTATTTGGCAAGAACTTACAAGCGATGAACCACTTTTGAATATACGCATTTTAAAAAATGCAGTCTTTAGCGGAAGCTTACTTGTCATTAATTTCAGCGTAATGGCTATGTTTTCCGTTTTGTTGTTTGTCCCTATCCTTATTCAGGACATTTATGGCTATTCGCCTCTGTACGCCGGCTTCGTTCTCTTTCCGCAAGCGATATCCATGGGTATTGCCATGACGATCGGAGGACGGGTACTCGATAAAAAAGGACCTTACATCGTCATTATGACCGGTGTTGTAGTGACAACAATTGCCACATTTGCCATCGGGTTCTCCATCGGGCAAGTTGGAATCGTTATGCTGATCGTTTTCTTGGTTATCCAGGGGATCGGAAACGGATTGATTAATACGCCCGCGTCCACCGCAGGGTTGAATGCTCTAAAAGAAGCGCATGTTCCTGCCGGATCGGCATTCAACAACGTTTCTCGGCAATTAATGAAAGTCATCTGCATCGTCTTTTTATCAATCTTTTTTGAATATCGGAGGGGGATGCATGTAACCCAAAACGAATGGATAGTTGCCGGCGAGCAAGCCGTCCGGGATTCCTATTTGCTTGTCGCCTCCCTACTGGTGGCTTCCATTATTCTCGTCTTTTACCTAAGAAAACGGTGGTGA
- the ligD gene encoding DNA ligase D — MLAVSRKQLPEGEQWHYELKYDGYRAQLIWDGSTCILFSRNHNRLEKQFPEIIDTCHRYFPKKTVHLDGEIVLFQNPGLADFHALKRRHRLRSQTSIHAASRKRPACFLAFDVLVAEDRELKNESYIKRKKELESTFVDFGLPTNPTPHDTRRIQSIPMYEHAEIIQYQANLYRSEGIVAKTNQHIYTGERSESWLKIKTPYVLSCFILSYTPANGYFEVGVYKNGEAVTLGQCAHGLSKMEKETLVTIIKHNGRWNAEARKHEIDPSIVVTLAFTTYSNDFREAQFQSFELNTPASRCTWETWENAGLKWPKRVALTHPDKALWEAPKIFKRDFLAYTRTVAPFCLPHLAKRLLTVVRYPHGRFGEAFFQKQCPDYAPSYVDTETFEDTDYIVANHVDTLLWLANQLAIEWHIPFSLSSNRYVEEIVLDLDPPDAGAFSLAIDGANVLKELFDRLGLTSFVKFSGNKGLQVYIPLIKNRYTYEETHPFTEAIGAYCLQQRPDLFTRERFKKNRGRKLYIDIPQYAFGKTIIAPYSLRGNGEALVACPLFWEEVSSNLDRTVFTLHGVQQRLEDQGCPFLPYMKTQNQLPDFDRR; from the coding sequence ATGTTAGCAGTCAGTCGGAAGCAACTTCCCGAAGGAGAACAATGGCATTATGAATTAAAATACGACGGCTATCGCGCGCAGCTAATTTGGGACGGGTCGACATGCATCTTGTTCAGCCGTAATCATAATCGTTTGGAAAAACAATTTCCCGAAATCATAGACACTTGCCATCGGTATTTTCCGAAAAAAACCGTGCATCTCGACGGTGAAATCGTACTTTTTCAAAACCCGGGACTTGCCGATTTTCATGCCCTGAAACGTCGGCATCGCCTTCGTTCACAAACTTCCATTCATGCCGCAAGCCGCAAACGTCCGGCGTGCTTTCTCGCCTTTGATGTCCTCGTAGCCGAGGATCGGGAATTGAAAAATGAATCCTACATAAAGAGAAAAAAAGAACTGGAAAGCACGTTCGTGGATTTTGGCCTGCCTACTAATCCAACGCCGCATGATACACGCCGCATACAATCTATCCCTATGTATGAGCATGCTGAAATTATTCAATATCAAGCCAATCTATATCGTAGCGAGGGGATTGTTGCCAAAACAAACCAGCATATTTACACCGGGGAACGCTCGGAATCCTGGTTAAAAATAAAAACCCCTTATGTGCTTTCTTGTTTCATTCTTTCTTACACACCCGCTAATGGATATTTTGAAGTTGGGGTTTATAAAAATGGAGAGGCTGTCACCCTTGGTCAGTGTGCCCATGGACTTTCAAAAATGGAAAAAGAAACGCTTGTCACCATCATAAAACATAACGGCAGATGGAATGCAGAAGCACGCAAGCATGAAATCGATCCGTCCATCGTTGTGACACTCGCGTTTACGACCTACAGCAATGATTTTCGGGAAGCCCAGTTCCAGTCATTTGAACTCAACACCCCTGCAAGCAGATGTACATGGGAAACGTGGGAAAATGCCGGGCTGAAATGGCCAAAGCGGGTAGCGCTCACCCACCCTGATAAAGCCTTGTGGGAAGCACCCAAGATTTTCAAGCGCGATTTTCTTGCCTATACACGAACGGTCGCACCTTTTTGCCTACCCCATCTCGCCAAACGGTTACTAACTGTCGTTCGTTACCCGCATGGTAGGTTTGGCGAAGCTTTTTTCCAAAAACAATGCCCGGATTACGCCCCTTCCTATGTAGATACCGAAACCTTTGAAGATACCGATTATATTGTTGCCAATCATGTCGATACCTTGCTGTGGCTTGCCAATCAACTGGCCATCGAATGGCACATTCCATTTTCACTGTCTTCGAACCGTTATGTCGAGGAGATCGTCCTTGATCTTGACCCGCCGGATGCGGGAGCTTTTTCATTGGCGATCGATGGTGCAAATGTTTTGAAAGAACTCTTCGACCGGCTAGGATTAACTAGCTTTGTAAAATTCTCCGGTAATAAAGGATTACAAGTGTATATCCCCCTTATCAAAAACCGATACACATACGAAGAAACGCATCCGTTTACGGAAGCGATCGGTGCCTATTGCCTGCAACAAAGACCTGATTTATTTACTCGGGAACGTTTCAAAAAAAACCGTGGGAGAAAATTGTATATTGATATTCCCCAATACGCATTTGGCAAAACCATTATTGCGCCTTATTCCCTCAGGGGAAACGGGGAAGCGCTCGTTGCCTGTCCTCTTTTCTGGGAAGAAGTGTCTTCTAACCTTGACCGTACAGTATTCACCCTCCACGGTGTGCAACAACGGCTAGAGGATCAAGGTTGCCCTTTCCTCCCCTATATGAAGACGCAAAATCAGCTCCCTGATTTCGATCGCCGTTGA
- a CDS encoding Ku protein, which translates to MHTIWKGSIQFGLVSIPVKLHAATENKAVSFRNLHQKCHTPIKYEKVCPVCEETVEKEDIVKGHEMNDGRFVIVEEKELKELKEANTEKAVEILDFIHIDEIDPVYFNSSYYLGPDEGGSKAYALLRKALSDTRKVGIAKIMIRSKEQLAVLRIRDEALLMETLHYPDEIRASADVPNVPSSENIDKKELDTAVLLIDQLTASFEPEKYEDEYRKNLLALLESKQNGESVVTPEKEGKPDNVTDLMDALQASVDRTKKKTTTGKKKTTTSKKSS; encoded by the coding sequence TTGCACACCATTTGGAAAGGAAGCATTCAATTCGGGCTTGTCTCTATCCCTGTCAAATTACATGCGGCGACCGAAAATAAAGCGGTTTCGTTCCGGAATCTTCATCAGAAATGTCATACGCCGATCAAATACGAAAAGGTTTGCCCGGTTTGTGAGGAAACGGTGGAAAAGGAGGATATCGTCAAAGGGCATGAAATGAATGACGGCCGATTCGTCATTGTCGAAGAGAAAGAATTGAAAGAGTTAAAAGAAGCAAATACAGAAAAAGCAGTGGAAATTCTCGATTTCATCCATATCGATGAAATCGATCCCGTGTATTTTAATAGCAGCTATTATTTGGGGCCCGATGAGGGAGGGTCGAAGGCGTACGCCCTTTTACGAAAGGCCCTTTCCGATACTCGCAAAGTAGGGATTGCCAAGATTATGATTCGTTCCAAAGAGCAGTTGGCTGTTTTGCGAATCCGCGACGAGGCGTTGCTTATGGAGACATTGCATTATCCCGATGAAATTCGCGCAAGCGCCGATGTGCCAAATGTGCCCTCGAGTGAAAATATTGATAAAAAGGAACTCGATACGGCAGTTTTGTTAATCGATCAATTAACCGCCAGCTTTGAACCTGAAAAATATGAAGATGAATATCGGAAAAATCTACTCGCCCTTCTTGAATCAAAACAAAATGGCGAAAGTGTCGTCACTCCCGAGAAAGAAGGAAAGCCGGATAATGTGACAGATCTAATGGATGCGTTGCAAGCATCAGTCGACCGCACGAAAAAGAAAACGACAACAGGAAAAAAGAAAACGACAACGTCAAAAAAATCGTCTTAA